In the genome of Shewanella glacialimarina, one region contains:
- a CDS encoding MerR family transcriptional regulator, whose translation MNATVSTQSTYSISDLSKEFDITTRSIRFYEDQGLIKPKRRGQTRIYTLKDRVRLKLILRGKRLGFSLAETRRLFELYDADKSSTSQLNTMLDLVNDKKAALQQQMDDIKVVLMELNSAEQQCKSALETNKASKT comes from the coding sequence ATGAACGCTACAGTCAGCACCCAATCTACATACTCTATCAGTGATTTATCAAAAGAATTTGATATCACCACCCGCAGCATTCGTTTTTACGAAGACCAAGGCTTAATCAAGCCGAAGCGTCGTGGCCAAACACGCATATACACCCTAAAAGATCGCGTCAGACTGAAACTGATTTTACGCGGTAAACGTTTAGGCTTTTCATTGGCTGAAACTCGCCGCCTATTCGAACTTTACGATGCAGACAAATCAAGCACATCACAGCTCAATACCATGCTGGACTTAGTCAATGATAAAAAGGCCGCACTTCAGCAGCAAATGGATGACATTAAAGTGGTGCTGATGGAACTCAATTCTGCCGAGCAACAATGTAAATCAGCCTTAGAAACTAACAAGGCATCAAAAACATAA
- a CDS encoding isovaleryl-CoA dehydrogenase, protein MSDLYSSLNFGLGEDIDMLRDAVRSFASNEIAPIAAQVDHDNEFPNHMWTQLGDMGLLGVTVPEEFGGANMGYLAHVVAMEEVSRASASIGLSYGAHSNLCVNQINRNGNAAQRAKYLPKLVSGEHIGALAMSEPNAGSDVVSMKLSARKEGDRYILNGNKMWITNGPDAHTYVIYAKTDLEKGAHGITAFIVERGSKGFSQAQKLDKLGMRGSNTCELVFEDCEVPEENILGGLNNGVKVLMSGLDYERVVLSGGPLGIMAACMDIVVPYIHERVQFGQSIGEFQLVQGKIADMYTGMNAARSYVYNVAKSCDRGETTRKDAAGAILYSAELATKMALDAIQLLGGNGYVNDYATGRLLRDAKLYEIGAGTSEIRRMLIGRELFNESK, encoded by the coding sequence ATGAGCGATTTATACAGCAGCCTTAATTTCGGTTTGGGCGAAGATATTGATATGTTGCGCGACGCAGTTCGCAGTTTTGCCAGCAACGAAATTGCCCCCATTGCCGCACAAGTAGACCATGACAATGAGTTCCCTAATCACATGTGGACTCAGTTGGGTGATATGGGCTTGCTTGGTGTCACTGTGCCAGAGGAATTTGGTGGTGCAAACATGGGTTACTTAGCCCATGTTGTGGCAATGGAAGAAGTGTCACGGGCATCAGCCTCTATTGGTTTAAGCTATGGCGCGCATTCAAACTTATGTGTAAATCAAATCAACCGTAATGGTAATGCTGCGCAACGCGCAAAATATTTGCCCAAATTAGTCAGTGGTGAACATATTGGTGCACTTGCCATGAGTGAGCCTAATGCGGGTTCTGACGTAGTGTCGATGAAGCTCAGTGCCCGTAAAGAAGGCGACCGTTATATTCTTAATGGCAATAAAATGTGGATCACCAATGGTCCAGATGCACATACTTATGTGATTTATGCCAAAACTGATTTAGAAAAAGGCGCCCATGGTATCACCGCCTTCATCGTAGAACGTGGCTCTAAAGGTTTCAGCCAAGCGCAGAAATTAGATAAATTAGGCATGCGTGGTTCAAATACCTGTGAGTTAGTGTTTGAAGACTGTGAAGTGCCAGAAGAAAATATTTTAGGCGGACTGAACAATGGCGTAAAAGTACTTATGAGCGGCCTAGATTATGAACGCGTCGTACTGTCTGGCGGCCCACTTGGCATTATGGCAGCGTGTATGGACATCGTGGTGCCTTATATTCACGAGCGCGTCCAGTTTGGTCAATCTATCGGTGAATTCCAGCTTGTGCAGGGCAAAATTGCTGACATGTACACGGGGATGAACGCAGCAAGATCCTATGTTTATAACGTTGCTAAGTCTTGTGACCGTGGCGAAACCACCCGTAAAGATGCTGCTGGTGCAATTTTGTACAGTGCCGAATTAGCCACTAAAATGGCATTAGATGCCATTCAACTGCTTGGTGGCAATGGCTATGTGAACGACTATGCCACAGGCCGTTTATTACGTGATGCCAAACTATATGAAATAGGCGCCGGTACCTCAGAAATTCGCCGTATGCTTATCGGCCGTGAACTGTTTAACGAATCTAAATAA
- a CDS encoding carboxyl transferase domain-containing protein produces MTHLSSKINPRSDEFKAKYDDMALLVEDLQQKLAKIEQGGGPVACERHLSRGKLLPRHRVEKLLDPGSPFLEIAQFAAFEVYDEDVPAAGVIAGIGRVSGVECMIIANDATVKGGTYYPITVKKHLRAQDIAKRCHLPCIYLVDSGGANLPRQDEVFPDRDHFGRIFYNQAQMSALGIPQIAVVMGLCTAGGAYVPAMADESIIVKDQGTIFLAGPPLVKAATGEEVSAEELGGAEVHTKISGVADHLAQNDDHALELARRAVLRLNHQKTISSMLSPVKPPKYDIHELYGIVGTDLKKPFDVKEVIGRIVDDSDFDEFKANYGATLVCGFARIHGYPVGIVANNGILFSESAQKGAHFIELCCQRKIPLLFLQNITGFMVGKKYEHEGIAKHGAKMVTAVSCANVPKFTVIIGGSYGAGNYGMCGRAFEPTMMWMWPNARISVMGGEQAAGVLATVRRDGLARKGVEWTSEEEQAFRKPIVEQYDKEGHPYHASARLWDDGIIDPAQTRDVVGLALSAALNAPIEDTKFGVFRM; encoded by the coding sequence ATGACGCACCTGAGCAGCAAGATAAATCCTCGTAGTGATGAATTCAAAGCTAAATATGATGATATGGCTTTGTTAGTCGAAGACCTGCAGCAAAAACTGGCAAAAATTGAACAAGGTGGTGGCCCTGTGGCGTGTGAACGTCATCTGTCACGTGGAAAATTATTACCCCGTCACCGAGTTGAAAAACTGCTCGATCCTGGTTCTCCTTTTCTAGAAATCGCTCAATTTGCTGCATTTGAAGTCTATGATGAAGATGTCCCTGCCGCAGGTGTTATTGCCGGTATTGGGCGTGTAAGCGGCGTCGAGTGTATGATTATTGCTAACGACGCCACAGTAAAAGGCGGCACTTACTACCCTATTACAGTGAAAAAGCATTTACGCGCACAGGACATCGCCAAACGCTGTCATTTACCGTGTATTTATCTGGTTGATTCAGGCGGGGCAAACTTGCCACGCCAGGACGAAGTATTTCCAGACCGCGATCATTTCGGGCGTATTTTTTACAATCAAGCACAAATGTCGGCCCTTGGCATTCCGCAAATTGCCGTGGTAATGGGTTTATGTACCGCAGGTGGTGCTTATGTACCTGCAATGGCAGATGAATCGATTATTGTTAAAGATCAAGGCACCATCTTTTTAGCTGGGCCTCCTCTAGTTAAAGCAGCAACTGGCGAAGAAGTATCAGCGGAAGAATTAGGTGGCGCAGAAGTGCATACCAAAATATCCGGTGTTGCCGATCACTTAGCTCAAAACGATGATCATGCATTAGAGCTTGCACGTCGGGCAGTACTGCGCCTAAATCATCAAAAAACGATTTCCAGCATGCTTAGCCCAGTAAAACCGCCTAAGTATGATATTCATGAACTTTACGGCATTGTCGGAACCGATCTTAAAAAGCCATTTGATGTTAAAGAAGTCATTGGTCGTATCGTCGATGATTCAGACTTTGACGAGTTTAAGGCCAATTACGGTGCAACATTGGTCTGTGGCTTTGCCCGCATTCATGGTTACCCTGTTGGTATTGTTGCCAACAATGGCATTTTGTTCTCCGAGTCGGCTCAAAAAGGCGCTCACTTTATTGAGCTATGTTGCCAACGTAAAATTCCATTACTGTTCTTACAGAACATTACCGGGTTTATGGTCGGTAAGAAGTACGAACATGAAGGCATTGCCAAGCACGGTGCCAAAATGGTTACCGCTGTATCTTGTGCCAACGTGCCTAAATTTACCGTGATTATTGGCGGCAGTTATGGCGCAGGTAACTATGGCATGTGTGGCCGAGCATTTGAACCCACTATGATGTGGATGTGGCCAAACGCGCGCATTTCAGTCATGGGCGGTGAACAAGCAGCAGGCGTTCTTGCTACAGTTCGTCGTGATGGTTTAGCCCGTAAAGGGGTTGAATGGACCAGCGAAGAAGAACAAGCATTCAGAAAGCCTATTGTTGAGCAATATGACAAAGAAGGTCATCCATACCATGCCAGTGCCCGCCTGTGGGACGATGGTATTATCGACCCAGCACAAACCCGTGATGTGGTAGGTTTAGCGTTATCAGCGGCATTAAATGCGCCTATTGAAGACACCAAGTTTGGTGTGTTCCGCATGTAA
- a CDS encoding enoyl-CoA hydratase-related protein — MIKNDFQHIQCHLNQGVGELILNRAEKHNAFDEVMINEMIIAIEQFADSSECQILVLRANGKNFSAGADLNWMRKQAKMDFEQNLTDAHELAKLMHVLDKFPKPSIALVNGAAFGGALGLICCCDIAIANQAASFCLSEVKLGLIPAVISPYVVRAMGNRQARRYMLTAERFSAKEALKQQVIHAIDDDLDAAAAPFITAFKANSPQGMAWVKTLVARLEDGVIDDATLSYTSEQIARIRVSDEGQEGLNAFFEKRSPAWQHAAVPQGAK; from the coding sequence ATGATTAAAAATGATTTTCAACACATCCAATGTCATCTTAACCAAGGCGTGGGTGAGTTAATATTAAATCGCGCAGAAAAACATAATGCGTTTGATGAAGTGATGATTAATGAAATGATTATCGCCATCGAACAGTTTGCCGATTCATCAGAATGCCAAATTTTGGTACTGCGTGCCAATGGAAAAAACTTCAGTGCTGGGGCGGATCTTAATTGGATGCGCAAGCAAGCCAAAATGGATTTCGAGCAAAATCTCACAGATGCCCATGAACTTGCCAAACTGATGCATGTGCTTGATAAATTCCCTAAACCGAGTATCGCACTGGTTAATGGAGCAGCCTTTGGTGGCGCATTAGGGTTAATTTGTTGCTGCGACATCGCGATTGCCAATCAAGCTGCCAGCTTTTGTTTAAGCGAAGTCAAACTTGGCTTAATTCCAGCGGTGATTAGTCCTTATGTAGTGCGCGCTATGGGTAATCGCCAAGCCAGACGCTATATGTTAACTGCAGAGCGTTTTAGTGCTAAAGAAGCCCTTAAACAACAGGTTATTCACGCCATTGATGATGATCTAGATGCAGCAGCAGCGCCTTTTATTACCGCCTTTAAAGCGAACAGTCCACAAGGTATGGCATGGGTTAAAACCTTAGTGGCTCGACTAGAAGACGGTGTAATTGATGATGCAACACTGAGCTACACCAGTGAACAGATTGCCCGTATTCGAGTCTCTGATGAAGGCCAAGAAGGCCTAAATGCCTTTTTCGAAAAACGCTCTCCGGCTTGGCAACATGCCGCCGTCCCTCAAGGAGCCAAATAA
- a CDS encoding acetyl/propionyl/methylcrotonyl-CoA carboxylase subunit alpha — MITKLLIANRGEIACRIIKTAKAMGVRTIALYSDADKDALHVAMADESYHLGGSAPADSYLKADLIIDIAKRSGAEAIHPGYGFLSENAEFARKCEQNGIAFVGPGSDAIDAMGSKSAAKQIMGKANVPLVPGYHGDDQSDENLVFQATQVGFPLLIKAAYGGGGKGMRIVENDGETLEAIRSARREATSSFGNDKLLMERYLRQPRHVEVQVFADSKGNAIYLSDRDCSIQRRHQKVVEEAPAPGLSDELRVQMGEAAVAAAKAIDYVGAGTVEFLLDTDNSFYFMEMNTRLQVEHPVTEMVTGQDLVKWQLLVASGGELPLKQDEVRIHGHSFEVRIYAEDPQNEFLPASGKLNFLREPEQNRHVRIDSGIRENDVISNFYDPMIAKLIVWDETRPRALHRLVNALESYQISGLKHNIEFLANIAEHPAFAKADFCTDFIERYGNTLIGDASSESDTAIALAGLYQVLLRQQQAKVNAVNSNDPYSPWGQVSGFRLNSASIHHVALLDEKHELQNLLMTDLGSALHLGLNGQALKLAGQIKGDVLFAEINGHKSKVPVSCDGDDFTLFLPSGSYHFTAVLAQVADETINSADKLKAPMNGTVVTHLVEVGATVKAGQGLLVMEAMKMEYTIEAPFDGVVTEFYFQSGELVSDGVQLLHVEESVKQATTETEKEAKT, encoded by the coding sequence ATGATTACTAAATTACTGATAGCCAACCGTGGTGAAATTGCCTGCCGTATTATTAAAACGGCTAAGGCCATGGGTGTACGTACCATAGCCTTATATTCTGATGCCGATAAAGATGCCCTTCATGTCGCTATGGCGGATGAGTCTTATCACCTGGGTGGCAGTGCCCCAGCGGATTCATATTTAAAAGCCGATTTGATTATTGATATTGCCAAACGTTCTGGCGCCGAAGCCATTCACCCAGGTTATGGCTTTTTGTCTGAAAATGCGGAGTTTGCCCGTAAGTGCGAGCAGAACGGTATTGCTTTTGTCGGTCCTGGTAGTGATGCCATTGATGCCATGGGCAGTAAAAGTGCGGCAAAACAGATTATGGGTAAGGCGAATGTGCCATTAGTGCCTGGCTATCATGGTGATGATCAAAGCGATGAAAATTTAGTTTTTCAAGCCACACAAGTCGGCTTTCCACTACTCATTAAGGCTGCATATGGCGGTGGTGGTAAAGGCATGCGCATCGTTGAAAATGACGGTGAAACCCTTGAAGCTATTCGCTCTGCTCGTCGTGAAGCCACCTCATCATTTGGTAATGATAAATTATTAATGGAGCGTTACTTACGTCAGCCACGCCATGTAGAAGTTCAAGTTTTTGCCGACAGTAAAGGCAACGCTATCTATTTATCAGATCGTGATTGCTCTATTCAACGCCGTCACCAAAAAGTGGTTGAAGAAGCGCCGGCGCCAGGTTTGTCAGATGAGCTTCGTGTTCAAATGGGTGAAGCAGCAGTTGCTGCTGCCAAAGCCATTGATTATGTAGGCGCAGGTACGGTTGAGTTTCTACTTGATACCGATAACAGCTTCTACTTCATGGAAATGAATACTCGTTTACAAGTTGAACATCCAGTGACAGAAATGGTCACAGGCCAAGACTTAGTAAAATGGCAGCTTCTAGTCGCCAGTGGTGGAGAATTACCGCTAAAACAAGATGAAGTGCGCATTCATGGTCACTCATTTGAAGTGCGTATTTACGCAGAAGACCCACAGAATGAGTTTTTACCCGCTAGCGGTAAACTGAATTTTTTACGTGAACCTGAGCAAAACCGTCATGTGCGTATTGACTCAGGCATCCGTGAAAACGATGTAATCAGTAATTTCTATGACCCAATGATCGCTAAATTGATTGTATGGGATGAAACTCGTCCACGTGCCTTACATCGCTTAGTTAATGCACTAGAGTCATATCAAATAAGTGGCCTTAAGCATAACATTGAGTTTTTAGCCAATATTGCTGAACACCCCGCGTTTGCCAAAGCAGATTTTTGTACCGACTTTATCGAGCGCTATGGCAATACTTTAATTGGCGATGCTAGCAGTGAATCTGATACTGCGATTGCCCTCGCCGGTTTATATCAGGTGCTATTACGTCAGCAACAAGCAAAAGTGAATGCCGTTAATAGCAACGATCCCTATTCTCCCTGGGGGCAAGTCAGTGGCTTTAGATTAAACAGTGCTAGCATTCATCATGTTGCCCTACTTGATGAAAAACATGAACTGCAAAACTTACTGATGACAGACTTAGGCAGCGCATTGCACTTAGGCCTAAATGGCCAGGCGCTAAAACTAGCCGGTCAAATTAAAGGTGATGTGTTGTTTGCTGAAATTAATGGCCATAAAAGTAAAGTGCCTGTCAGCTGTGATGGTGACGACTTTACCTTGTTTCTCCCTAGCGGCAGTTACCACTTTACCGCAGTGCTTGCACAAGTTGCCGATGAAACCATTAACAGCGCAGATAAGTTAAAAGCGCCAATGAACGGCACAGTGGTGACTCATCTTGTTGAAGTGGGCGCAACCGTTAAAGCGGGACAAGGCCTATTAGTGATGGAAGCCATGAAAATGGAGTACACCATAGAAGCCCCATTTGATGGCGTAGTCACCGAGTTTTACTTCCAAAGTGGTGAGTTAGTTAGCGATGGCGTACAGCTGTTACATGTCGAAGAGTCTGTCAAGCAAGCGACTACGGAAACTGAAAAGGAAGCTAAAACATGA
- a CDS encoding hydroxymethylglutaryl-CoA lyase, whose protein sequence is MMPSKVSIFEVGARDGLQNEVPVSTAAKLQLIADLAAAGITRIEAGSFVSPKWVPQMADSGDIFSQMSRVKGVTYSALTPNLKGFELALASGADEVAIFGAASESFSQKNINCSIDESIERFMPLMQQAKQHNIAVRGYVSCVLGCPYEGHIDVNEVARVSEILYKMGCYEISLGDTIGIGTPSNARKMVEAVASVVPVNKLALHFHDTYGQALANILACLDMGVTSFDASVAGLGGCPYAKGASGNLATEDLVYMLHGMGIETGIDLNMLAIAGNNISQIIGRKSASKVANALA, encoded by the coding sequence ATGATGCCATCAAAGGTGAGCATTTTTGAAGTTGGCGCCCGTGACGGTTTACAAAATGAAGTACCCGTGTCCACTGCCGCTAAACTGCAGCTTATTGCAGACTTGGCAGCAGCGGGCATAACTCGCATTGAAGCGGGCAGCTTTGTGTCACCTAAATGGGTGCCACAAATGGCTGACTCAGGTGACATATTTAGCCAAATGTCACGGGTAAAAGGTGTAACTTACAGCGCCTTAACCCCAAATCTGAAAGGTTTTGAGCTCGCGCTAGCCTCTGGCGCCGATGAGGTGGCAATATTTGGCGCCGCTTCAGAGAGCTTCAGTCAGAAAAATATTAATTGCTCAATTGATGAGTCAATTGAGCGCTTTATGCCATTGATGCAACAAGCAAAACAGCACAATATTGCTGTGCGTGGTTATGTCTCATGCGTACTTGGTTGCCCCTATGAAGGTCACATCGATGTCAATGAAGTCGCCCGAGTGTCTGAAATTCTTTACAAAATGGGCTGTTATGAGATTTCACTGGGTGACACCATAGGTATTGGCACACCATCAAATGCCCGTAAAATGGTAGAAGCGGTGGCGAGTGTCGTACCTGTAAACAAGCTTGCACTGCACTTTCACGACACCTACGGACAAGCATTGGCTAATATTTTAGCCTGCTTAGACATGGGGGTTACCAGTTTTGATGCATCTGTCGCGGGGTTGGGCGGATGTCCTTATGCTAAGGGCGCCTCAGGAAACTTAGCGACTGAAGACTTAGTTTACATGCTTCATGGTATGGGGATTGAGACAGGTATCGACCTAAACATGCTTGCTATAGCGGGTAATAATATCAGCCAAATTATTGGCCGTAAAAGTGCCTCAAAAGTCGCTAATGCATTAGCCTAA
- a CDS encoding CoA transferase subunit A: MAGFNKVVHSYDEALAGLTDNMTLMVGGFGLCGIPEGLINHMVKLGVTGLTAISNNAGVDDFGLGLLLKQRQIATMIASYVGENATFEQQMLSGELNVILTPQGTLAEKIRAGGAGIPAFFTATGYGTPIADGKETREIKGRHYVLEESLTADFALVRAWKADTMGNLVFRKTAANFNPMMATAGKITVVEAEEIVQPGELDPNHIHTPGIYVDRVIKASFEKRIEQRTVTQATAK, encoded by the coding sequence ATGGCAGGTTTCAATAAAGTCGTTCACAGCTATGACGAAGCGCTAGCTGGGCTGACAGATAACATGACCTTAATGGTTGGCGGGTTTGGTTTGTGTGGTATTCCTGAAGGCTTAATTAACCATATGGTTAAATTAGGCGTGACGGGGTTAACCGCTATTTCAAACAATGCTGGGGTAGATGATTTCGGTTTAGGTTTGTTACTCAAACAACGCCAAATTGCCACCATGATAGCGTCTTACGTCGGCGAAAATGCCACCTTTGAACAACAAATGTTGTCAGGTGAATTGAACGTCATTTTAACCCCACAAGGTACTTTGGCCGAAAAGATTCGCGCCGGTGGTGCTGGTATTCCTGCTTTTTTCACCGCAACAGGTTACGGCACACCCATTGCAGACGGTAAAGAAACCCGCGAAATCAAAGGCCGACATTATGTGTTAGAAGAATCACTTACCGCAGACTTTGCGTTAGTACGTGCCTGGAAAGCAGACACTATGGGTAATTTAGTATTCCGTAAAACGGCTGCTAACTTTAACCCTATGATGGCCACTGCAGGTAAAATTACCGTGGTTGAAGCTGAAGAAATTGTTCAGCCAGGCGAGCTTGACCCTAACCATATTCATACCCCAGGGATTTATGTTGATCGCGTGATCAAAGCCAGCTTTGAAAAACGCATTGAGCAACGTACCGTCACCCAAGCAACTGCTAAATAA
- a CDS encoding 3-oxoacid CoA-transferase subunit B, giving the protein MALTREQLAQRVAKEMQDGFYVNLGIGIPTLVANYIPQGMQVMLQSENGLLGMGPFPTEDAIDADLINAGKQTVTAVDGASFFSSAESFAMIRGGHVDLTVLGAFEVDVNGSIASWMIPGKLIKGMGGAMDLVAGAENIIVTMMHADKHGNSKLLPLCELPLTGYGCIKRVMTDLAFIEIKDGAFYLLERAPGVSVKEIIAKTAGKLVVPEHVPEMVF; this is encoded by the coding sequence ATGGCTTTAACCAGAGAACAACTTGCTCAACGTGTAGCAAAAGAAATGCAAGACGGCTTTTACGTCAACCTAGGTATTGGTATTCCTACCCTTGTGGCTAACTATATTCCACAGGGCATGCAGGTAATGCTGCAATCTGAAAATGGTTTATTAGGCATGGGACCATTTCCAACCGAAGACGCTATCGATGCTGATTTAATCAACGCCGGTAAACAAACCGTGACCGCTGTTGATGGTGCATCATTTTTCTCATCAGCAGAGAGCTTTGCCATGATCCGCGGTGGGCATGTCGATTTAACGGTACTGGGTGCATTTGAAGTTGATGTCAATGGCTCCATCGCCTCTTGGATGATCCCAGGTAAGCTCATTAAAGGCATGGGCGGCGCAATGGATTTAGTGGCTGGCGCTGAAAATATCATCGTCACCATGATGCATGCAGACAAACACGGTAACTCTAAGTTATTGCCTTTATGTGAGCTACCGTTAACGGGTTACGGCTGTATTAAGCGTGTAATGACCGACTTAGCCTTTATCGAAATCAAAGACGGCGCATTCTACTTACTTGAGCGTGCACCTGGTGTATCGGTAAAAGAGATTATCGCTAAAACGGCAGGTAAATTAGTTGTGCCTGAGCATGTGCCTGAAATGGTGTTTTAG
- a CDS encoding GNAT family N-acetyltransferase, which translates to MNLVLPSLEYLQSYHGYINELGNEERYPFVLDFDYQDFTAYLIKIKHFSEGINLPCGYVPSSTFWLIHHNEIVGVTNLRHHLNPQIKHCGGHIGLSIRPSKRGAGLGILLMKLSIEKLHSMGNSELHIHCYESNLASERAIICNGGVFDSAIKSDSHIVKRYIINLAACLKSK; encoded by the coding sequence ATGAATTTAGTTTTACCAAGCCTCGAATATCTGCAAAGCTATCATGGTTACATCAACGAATTGGGCAATGAAGAGCGCTATCCTTTCGTATTAGATTTTGATTATCAAGATTTCACCGCCTATTTGATTAAAATCAAACATTTCTCAGAAGGCATAAACCTGCCCTGCGGCTATGTTCCTAGTAGTACATTCTGGCTAATTCATCACAATGAAATAGTGGGTGTGACTAATTTGCGTCATCATCTAAACCCTCAAATTAAGCATTGTGGTGGCCATATTGGTTTAAGTATTCGGCCATCTAAAAGAGGCGCAGGTTTAGGTATTCTGTTAATGAAACTCTCTATTGAAAAGCTCCATTCAATGGGCAACAGTGAACTACACATTCATTGTTATGAATCTAATTTAGCCTCCGAACGGGCAATTATCTGCAATGGTGGGGTTTTCGACTCTGCTATAAAAAGTGATTCACACATAGTTAAAAGATATATTATTAACCTTGCGGCTTGTTTAAAGTCAAAATAA
- a CDS encoding GGDEF domain-containing protein: MKYMTALQDSKRLPRNASIAFHLAALFTFFIYALYRLTHDDLFLFTLFSLALLPILISLVLEIKHRGTILHKQITLILVCITIAISCYSLGYKSLIYVFPTIFIFFFIFNFKNASFISSFYVLTCLIAALNIETYSLVWRFGVAMFDCIIFAAIFAYIIAKQKAALIYLATTDELTGALNRKNLATSLSSSIESFKHTGTDTSLLLIDIDHFKTVNDTYGHLVGDKLLTQFSEVIKHLLPAEAKLFRFGGEEFLVQYEDCDLQKALEMAQRLKQAVYQTDFDGVPVNVSCSIGVAELRINDSLEEWLKQSDIALYAAKKSGRNRVVSRLDK; this comes from the coding sequence ATGAAGTATATGACTGCACTTCAGGATTCGAAAAGGTTACCAAGGAACGCTTCAATAGCCTTTCATCTGGCCGCTTTGTTCACATTTTTTATCTACGCTTTGTATCGTTTGACCCATGATGACTTGTTTTTGTTTACCCTTTTCTCGTTAGCCTTGTTACCGATATTGATTTCATTGGTACTTGAGATCAAGCATCGTGGGACTATATTACACAAACAAATTACCTTAATATTAGTGTGTATTACGATTGCAATATCTTGTTATTCTTTAGGTTATAAATCGTTAATCTATGTTTTTCCAACAATCTTTATTTTTTTCTTTATCTTTAATTTTAAAAACGCATCCTTCATCAGTAGTTTTTACGTGTTAACCTGTTTGATCGCTGCGCTCAATATTGAAACTTACTCCCTTGTATGGCGCTTTGGGGTGGCAATGTTCGATTGCATTATTTTTGCGGCGATATTTGCTTACATCATTGCAAAACAAAAGGCTGCGCTTATTTATTTGGCTACCACAGACGAGTTAACTGGCGCATTAAATAGAAAAAATTTAGCCACCAGTTTAAGTAGCAGTATTGAATCGTTTAAGCATACAGGAACGGATACTAGTCTGTTATTAATCGATATCGATCATTTTAAAACGGTTAATGACACCTACGGCCATTTAGTGGGCGATAAGCTACTGACGCAGTTCAGTGAGGTGATAAAGCATTTACTTCCCGCCGAGGCTAAGCTGTTTCGTTTTGGTGGAGAAGAGTTTTTAGTTCAATATGAAGATTGTGATTTGCAAAAAGCATTGGAGATGGCTCAAAGGCTAAAGCAAGCGGTTTACCAAACCGACTTTGACGGCGTACCTGTGAATGTGTCCTGCAGTATAGGGGTGGCTGAATTGCGTATTAATGATTCGTTAGAGGAATGGTTAAAGCAAAGTGATATTGCACTTTATGCTGCTAAAAAATCAGGACGAAATCGAGTTGTGTCGCGATTGGATAAATAG
- a CDS encoding DUF1097 domain-containing protein: MQYRWQIALSAGLLAALWAGVADVFQLVTWIGFLGCSTFFAQTESGFKGMLMAMSTNLSGVFWGWLIIVGSTFFGSPIISYALTGIVTSLMCLQASHKRLAFIPGAFIGCCITFAMNADIAAIVPPLAIGAVLGYSMSLLTERLITFTQNRQSITPQVTIVSDNAAKEL; the protein is encoded by the coding sequence ATGCAGTATCGTTGGCAAATTGCACTTTCAGCGGGCTTATTAGCCGCTTTATGGGCAGGAGTTGCAGATGTATTCCAGCTAGTGACCTGGATTGGGTTTTTAGGTTGCAGTACCTTTTTTGCTCAAACCGAAAGCGGCTTTAAAGGCATGTTAATGGCAATGAGTACTAACTTGTCAGGTGTTTTCTGGGGGTGGCTGATTATCGTCGGCAGCACTTTTTTTGGCTCACCCATTATCAGTTACGCACTAACGGGAATTGTCACCAGCCTGATGTGTTTACAAGCCAGCCATAAACGTCTTGCCTTCATCCCCGGTGCATTTATTGGTTGCTGTATTACTTTTGCGATGAACGCTGATATCGCTGCGATAGTGCCTCCATTAGCTATTGGTGCTGTACTGGGATATAGCATGAGCTTGCTGACTGAGCGGTTAATTACCTTTACACAAAATAGACAAAGTATAACGCCACAGGTGACCATTGTTAGCGACAATGCAGCAAAAGAGCTGTAG